GAACGTCAGCAGCAATGCGCGTACTAGGCTTGGAAAAAGGGGTCTAGGCGCGTCTGAGCTGCAGTAGCAAAACTTTTCAGCAGGAGGGAAAATCGCTCAAATGCCggcagaaaatatatatttttttcttaattattgtaAAAGTATTGAGACAATCATGCACTGGAAAATCATTAGTTGCTGCAGCAGTAGTTGCAGCTGTGGGCAAGTATCGCTGCACTTGTTCtatgtgcacatatgtatgtgtgagtatgtgctgatggctttacgacaggttgctGACGTTCATTTCTTATTGTAAATGTTGGCttcttttctttgttatttatttctgttgggtttttgttattgtacacATATATTCTGCTTTGACAGGTTTACACTTTTACGCGATTTGCCACAATGCTCGGctcacatttcacatttttcagATTTTCCGCTGATAGATACTACCTTTGCTGCACAAGTCACAAGTCAACAAATGCAACACAGTTTCACGTAGAACAAACACACGTTAACACAAAATGCACGCGAGCACCGTAAGAACAAACGTCACCACACCACACCAGTTTAAATGGAGTAAGAGAGCCTAAGCCTAagctaataataaacaatattgCTTGTTAAGTGTGTTTGCTGCCAATTAGCCGAGCAGAACACCCCATTTCGACGACGTCGGCAACGTGATGAATGGTAATGCGATGCCGGACTTAACGCGCAGGGATTTGCGCTTGAAAACAGGTCAAAACAAGCACACAAGTGTCCAGAATATGTAAGCGTGTTAAATACTATACAACAGCAGGCGTAAGTACAAAAAGTTACAATACCGCAAGCATGAAATGATTTAACTGTAACGCGCAACGAtgacttttcaaaaaatatacaacacTGTTTTCGCTAAAGCGTCAATTCGCACTCAACCGACTTCGCATAAGGTTCCAAACGAACTGAAAGTACACAATTCAAGAAACGACCAAACCAAGAAAATCGCCAGACGACGGCCAATAAAGGCAGTCAGCGGCGGCGCAACAACAACGCCGGCAGCAGCGTCAACGTCAGTCGACGTCGCCTTTTACTTTTTTAGCATTTGCCATTAAAGCATTTCCAGTTTGGCTGTGGCGCATGGTAGGCATTCAGTAAGCGTGGCTGGGGCGTTGATCGCGCCGTCGAGCTGCGCGGCAGCGGTGTTAAGGCGCATACAATCGGTTGGTTGAAGCAACTGTTGtagttattttaattgttgttgacAAAAATTGCAGCGCTGATAGCAATAATTGTGTTAACAATTGCATTACGTTTCATTGGAACATGTGTGGGTTGCTTGTGATCAGGTATGAGATCGTTTGCGACTTGTTTGAGCGCTAACACAACTAAcggatatttatatttaaaagtaaattcaaAACACTTGGAGGTTGGAAACTTATTGTTGTTAAATATTAGTTCTGGTGAAAATTAAtcctttattttttccaatattttagtAATCTGTAACTTGCACTGTATATAAGCGACCGACCTACGCTATAAGGGATTAGAAAGATAAGATTTCGTACGAAACAACTTTTTACTCATAAAAGACGctatattttacagtttttcttattattaaagaatatatttaattatatttggaaaaaaaaaaacatggaaTCAGAAAACTAAGTTTTTAGAATGAAGGAAAAAAGACTTTTGATAAGTTCTTTTAAAACGAACTAATAGTCCAACTAAAAGTTATAGTTATTTCGTGTATCATAAACCCTTACTTCCATTAGAGTGAACAATCCTTGTTTGCGTTTTGATTAGACATTGGAGCCTTTCGATCCCAACTCTAAACTAGAGGAGGGCGGCCCGATGAGTACTTAGTATCACTACCCTaattactatacatatatcgtaTGCTCGTATAAGGgaattgtgggacggcattccaaacttcttacgtacagctgcaaacgaaaccattgttttttcggaaaaggcaaaagaacagctgttacaacgaggagtgccgtgtcgcagctgAGAGAAAACACactacctacctcgcaacgttacaatcgaccacaacacggcgtgatggaatagataccgagaatcgAAGAGGGAGACggatttgcagacaaaaaaaagagagagaccgaAACGCGTGAGTATGAAAatcttgacaagctggccgagaggagtaatgctcgaaaattctacgaaaaaatgcggcgccTAACAAAAGGTTTTAAGGCCGGAGCATGCTTTCAAGAaccccccagaggtgatctagtaaccgatgcccagagcatactaaaattatggagggaacacttctccaggcagcagaatggcagtgaaagcataacatcaggagatagcgaacccgattccccaatagatgacgatggatcagacgttcctttgcccgaccatgaagaaattctaatagcaattacctgtctgaagaacaacaaagcggcggagatCAATgaactaccggccgagctattcaaatacagtaacgaagaactgataagaagcatgcattagcttctttgtagaatatggtcggaccaAAGCATGCCaggcgattggaatttaagtgtgcccaATGCACAAAAAAGGATACTGCACCctataagtcattcattattcctgtcctgttatatggtgcagaggcatggacgatgacaacatctggttagtcgacgttacgacgcgttcgagagaaaggttcaacggaagatttatggttctttgcgatggaactatgagctgtacgtgttatacgacgacattgacatagttcagcgaattaaaagacagctgctacgctggctaggtcattgCGTCCGCATGGATGAAAACCTTCCAAAgtagaggaagaagaagacgtccactccgttggaacgaccgggtggagaaggacatggaaacacttggaatctccaattgacgccaaacagcgGGAAGCATGTTTCCACTTAAACCATACCAAAAACCAAAGGACAGCAGAACAGTGGATTTCACATGGCAAAAGTGATTACCCGCGTTTTCTGAGGTTAACAAAGTGTGATTTAGGATATTGACTACTTGACGCAAATTAGGCATATGACAAAAGTAACTGGCAAACCATGGAAGGACTCTACTGGAATAAGCAGTAACTAACCACGGAACGAAAAACTATTAACTCGAATTCCcaattgaaaagaaatattaaaatcttaAGAGGAATAGTTTGAAGTTTATGATTGCTCTctcaatggatttattatttGCGGGGAAATCAACATGTATATGCTATGTTGTCTTGTCGTAAGGTCACAGAACTAATATTGATCTGTTAAACAGATCTCCAATTTGTGCATCTTTTAGTTTACAGTAACGCTATACCACGCCAAAAGCTGGCCATGCTAGTTTATCTCTTGGGAGACTTGAACCTTTCAGAAGGATGcagctaaaatatttgatggatctgtatgaagacggtcgtatttacaaaagtgtaatgaaataagaaaaatgagTAACTggccaaatattaaatataagaatAATACCGCCAGTTTTGgagaagaaatgaaaaaagaaaaccatCACTTGTATGGTCTTGGATCTAGGTgcacaaaatgaaaatgagaaaatataagctctaaaaacaacagtttacatttatttatacaatagTATGTTCATATAAGATTTTCTGCTATAACAGTTCCTTTTTGCTGTGACACTTCAAAgttcaacaaatgaaaaatatttgcattaaaatatttcccCCATCGGTTTTAACGTGATCTCGTGAATCTAAATATTCGAGAAGAGTGCATAttaatatagggttatacaggCGTATTCACAAATATGTTGGTTACCCACCTGGACATGGGGCGGAGTACGAAGCGCATATAAAACCGCATCAGCTATATTAGCTGGCTCCAAGCGTGCCATATCCTTCACATAGAAGTGAATTTCTTCcggaaatatgtttgtgttcACGGCACCGGGACAAATACCCTTTCCAAATGtcaaaatttcaagttaaatatattataaatagtggtgaaaaagtgaaaatgcaCTCAACCTTTTAATGGGACTACAAATGTTTATATTCGTGACTTATGAATGAAGCTGGCGagtattaagaaataaatatactaGATGAAGTTCTTCTAAATGGGGTTCAGAAAAGTAAAAGATTGAAAAAGCGTGTCAATAGTCAAGAAATgtttgaaaagtgaaagaaggTATGCGAGACCACTATTGTAGAAGTTGTTAAATCGATCTAGCATGAAGAGAATCCTTACCAAATTTGCCTCTAATATATTCAATTTCTAAACATCACGAAGAAACATGACACAATTTTGGGGGAATTGTTATGAATTCAAAACTAAACCCCCATTGTCAAATTTTAAGAGCCAGGTAGGGCAAAGTTCGAAAAAAAACACGTCATGAAGTAGGATAAGTTAAATACTCTGTAACTTTAAATTCTGCGTTCagcaaacaatatttatataagtaatatctcaaatttctattaattatgAGAAACAATTTTTGGATTTCACAACACAAAGAGCCATTTGAGTACTTATCGGAGCTTGCTCGTGATTTTTGgaccaaaatcaaaatcataCCAACgccaaattctttaaatttaccAGATCTTACACCCTGTGATCTGCTTCCAAAACTAAGTACAAtagataaacaaatataaaacttCATTGCTGACAGATTCAAGATTATACTAAAAGAAGTTAGAATAGAAATGCCTTGAGGTGTCGATAAAATAATGAAAGTCGTCGACTCCGACCGTCATGTAGGCACTGTTTCGAATTAAATAAGGATGGATACAGAAAAAGCTAAATGAATTGATACCAAGCAAGTTAACGGTAAAAAAAACCTAATATACCGAATTTTCATCGATTCGCTGCTGAGTCTCAACAAAAACGATCCATTTATAAGTTGATGattgtgtttttgattggtttaCATTATTccaagagggtcgagaacgcgtttgaaggaattggtgcttgagaatcaacGGTTAACAGTCAGAaatcttactgacatcgttggaatatcggaaggagcAGTAAAAACCATGTTTAAAGATGATTTGGGTCTAAATAAAGTGAAACACtggtttttttcgaaaaaagcgTTGGttccaaaaccaaaaaacaattttttcgaaaaccagcgtcgcgttaacgttaACAATACTTTGcgactaccaggatgttataaaacgtattattactggcgatgagtcttggatctatgcttacgacccggaaacaggcGATCATTtgaccgaatatcgtggcaaagatgagccgaagccgaaaaaaccacgtaaAAGCAGATctaaaatcaaagttatgtcttggtttttgcaccatgaTATTGCACCCTCGCATACTGCATTGTTtattcgtgagtttttcgcgaaattttcaatcaatatcgtgccgcaaataccgtattcacctgatttagctccatgtgacttttggctatccagcaaaccgttttgagtcaattgaagacttgaacaactgtttcgaggattggaaaaaccaTTGCtacaagtgtattggggtcaAGGGGAGTTATTTCGAGGGgcgatatagattttgaagaataaattatgaacaaaggcTTACTATTGTTTGCTCAAAGTAGTACgtgggttgccttttatatttcgggattcgaCGGCCCtatgttatacatactcagtattgtttatagtaacttaaaatattcatctcggccaaaaaaaacgaaaaagatCGCGAGcattttcgcgcgattattttttaccacTTTCAATGTGGATTATCTGAGCAAAAATGCATCGAAGAGCTTAATTCAATTTTGGGCTATGAGCTTCATTAATCCAGTCCTCCATTGTTTATCGATAGATgatgaattcaatcgaggtatAAAAAGCAACCTACGTATTTCAACAGTGATTCGGTAGAAGCTCTGAAAGTTTGGTTGGGAACTTCACTTTATAGTCTGGAACTGGCATCAAGTGATTATTTTTTGTGTCTAGCTATGGCAAATATGGCTTATGGAAATCGACTTTGCTGGTAGGGTAATAAGGATTTCTAGGATAGTGGCATTATGAAATTGCTTTCAAAATGGCTGTAAGTTATCGAAATAAAACTATCaatttatgcatatatagtataatgatTTCATTTCACTAGACCATACTTATATccgaaaaatattacttttaatgTGACTCTATAATTTTCGTaattaaaacacaaattttcgaaatgtaTATGAGCAATAGAATTAGCAACAGAGAAGTCAATCTAGCATACTACtacttatttcaaaattaacgcTAACCTTAATGACACTACATACTCACCGTAATACGAACTTTATTCTTGTGCAGTTGAAATTCTTGCCTGTAAGTCTCCGTCATCGCCGTAATGGCAAACTTAGTTGCCGGATATATATTGAAGCTCGGTAGCACATCAATAAAATTCAACACCTGCTGCCCAGCTATACTGTTAATGACCAATATATGGCCCTCGTTGCCACGCTTCATCATGCCGCGGAACACTTCACGTGTACACCATAACACCGCCATGACGTTAGTATCAATTACCTGGCGTATCTTCTCAGTATTATTAGGCGCCACCAGTTCCGTTTCACGTGTGATACCAGCATTATTTAACAGTACATCCGCGCCACCCAACATACGTTCCGTCCAATCGATTGCCGCTACAACCTGATCCTCTTTAGATACATCACAGCGACGTGGTATGAACTGTGGTTGCAATGCTGGAGGCAAACTGAATTTGAGCTCCTGCAATTTAGCTTCTCGCCGTGCGAGACCGACGACACGTAGACCTGCCACCACCAAAGCTCGAGCACAGGCAGCACCAATGCCACCACTGGCACCAGTGACCACTGCCAATTTACCCTGCCAACGTTCCATAGAATTACATGTACTTTCAAAGACAACTAAGTAGTTACTGAGTGAGGAATATAGCTTATTTTCATGTAGTTTGCTACAAattaatgcatatgtatgtaagtacaaggcgcgttccaaagtaaacaggacaggatggtttttttggcaaaatcaatttattttattgaaagtaGTCTTCTTCTGCTCCAATACAGATTTTTGCACGGacgaatggcctctacgtctgcataacgctttcctttcgtgggcaaatgcattttaccgaaaataaagaagtcgcacggtgccgtatcaggtgaatacggggagtggttaatggttaaaatgtgatttttggtcaaatagtcgtgcttcgaatgttggatttggagcaatttttggtcgtcagtcaatttgtgcggaacaaaccgtgcacacacctttcgtaagcccaaatgttcgtgatgttttggagatgttcaattccatttccatgaatttcaatgatgatttcggcttttgatgaattcacgcgcagtttcgatggaatttccggtgataacggattttgattggcccacatgttgatcgtcatttatgccctcacgaccactttaaaaacgttgaaaccactcgtgcactctgctacgggataggcaatcatcgccatatacttgtttcatcaattgaagaatttcggtaaaagttttaccaattttaaaacaaaatttaatgttggctctttgttcgtaGCTCGTTTTCGCGCCgctaacacaaacatactgacacttaaaacgcaataacttcacttccattaaatgttatgaaattctcactggacaatcgatgaagGCAGCAGATTCTATCGCACCAgacgacatatagatggcgccaccagagggcgctagattcaaaaagttttgtttactttggaacgcaccgtgtatgtacataagttcgtatatttttacaattgcaTATGAAGTTACTTATGCATGATGATTTTTAGGTCGATactaattttttacaatatcgATTAACTAATATAGCAGTTATAGGGTTTCACTTGTATAATTGAATATGAAATCATTGTCACTTGCCATCACATTCAACATGGAGCGCTGGCAGGGCAAAGTTGCTATGGTGACTGGTGCTAGCAGTGGCATCGGTGCTGCTTGTGCCAAGGCTTTGGTGTGTGCCGGATTTGTTGTTGTGGGATTAGCACGTCGCCAGGAACGCATTGCGCAATTGCAACAGGAATTACCTACGCGATTTCGCTCCAATTTACACGCCTACAAATGTGATATAACAAAGGAGGAGAGTGTAAGCGACGCTTTCAAGTGGACGCAGCAGAAGCTGGGCGCCGGCGTTGATGTTTTGGTGAATAATGCTGGCATTATAGCGACTACGGAGTTGAGTGCACGTCAGAATACGAATGAAATACGCAACACCATCGATACGAATCTGTTGGGTACGGTTTTTTGTACACGCGAGGCTTTCAATTCAATGCGTGAACGTGATGTTGAAGGTCATATAATGATCATTAATAGTGTGGCTGGTTTGCAAGTTCCGAATTTGGGTCCAAACTTGCCATCGCTCAATATATATCCTGCAACAAAGTTCGCTTTACGAGCTATGAACGAAATCTATCGACAAGAATTCCAGCGACACAAGACTCGTGTACGAATAACGGTACGTggtattcataaaaaaaattatattgtagaGAATAATGAAAGTGGCATCAATAAGACTACGTtgttcatattgggtagtcgaaaaagtctttacgtattttgtcaatagatgtcgttgcaatTTTATATCTCCAGTActatcaatcacattgtgtcataccatatactGTTGTAAAGGTGAGATTttcagcttcatttaaccaaaagttgaaaaaaagttacagctgttccaagtgagtgaaaataatgaagaaattcgcaaGTGGGTTTACTgaaacgatgctgtatcagttcgagcacaacaatggttcgctcgctttcgttctggaaatttcaaaatttcgatttacactgatgaaagttttacacagATGTCTCTAGCGGAATTTATTggaatacgaaaatacttttttgactacccaatatttgatTCAGGCTGATCCATATAAACTGAGCGCGCAAACCGAATCGACAAAATTTGTACTAGTGTGTTTTTGGAGTCCGCTTTGTCACGAGCACAAGTATTTTTGTAGCACAAAAGATTCCGTAAGGGTGTGGTGCTTGTGCTTGAAAATCACCACGTTGACTTTAGAGAGATATCAGAGGATATCAAAATCTCTTATGGATCAACTTGACATTTTGATGAAGGTTTTGAGTGCAAAAAGTGTCAATCGTCAGTCTCTCGCAAGAAATACGTCGGATAGAGGTATTGAAGGTCAACCCAGCCAgggcttataacaagtgtatggaaaatctGATAAAACGTTAGTGTCAGGAGCCCTTGAAggtgataataaagatttgtattaaactacgtgaaaatgtaatttttttgtcagtcAGTTACATGAGATCAGATGGTATGTTAAACTTTGAAGGTCATAGCGAACGAATGAGAAAAGGCAACATAGCGTACAAAGCCAAGACAAAAAATGCATAGTAATACTCATTACTTCGTTGATGACGTCAATTCAAAAGCATTTATCTGTCAaatgcatttcaaaaaattaaacgaaacaAAGATGTCATAATCTTTATTTCTAGAATTCTATTTTACATTTCAGCTCGCATGGTTAATCTCATACCCATAATAcatgctatatttttttaaatttaaatttagagcATCAGTCCAGGCATTGTTGATACCGACATATTGCCCACTTCTATTCGCAATGTTGTCAAGGATATGCTACCGAGTCTTACGTCGGAAGATGTGGCCGATGCTGTATTATGGGCAATAAGCACACCACCAAATGTACAGGTACATTCAGCAAATTTGTACATAAAGGGTTTTATTTGAATAACACCAGATTACTCTTTTTATAGGTTCACAACATCACCATAAAGCCCATGggggaaaaattttaatacttagTATAGTTTAAgcttatcttattaaattcatttgaccctacttaactattttttatttaaaaatatagaacatttcatggaataaaaattatttaattaatattttattatataacaagtaaggaagagccgaagtctaatttttgattttattaactaGACTGCTTACATGATGATTGTGGTGGTGAGACATCTTTCAAAAAAAGAAGTATAAAACTTgtttaataataacattttaaatCGATTTGAGATAGCTTCTGAGTTACAGCCTTTTAAAACGTAACCGTGCGAGACTTTataatacatgtgtatgtatgtatatctaaatgaGCAaagtgacgagctgagtcgatttagctggTCTCccaggttttgagatatcgatctgaaagttTTCACAAATCGTTTTCTTCTCAACGCAGCTGCTCACTTATCGGAACCACCAATATCagatcactgtagcatatagctgacatacgaACTGAACAATCAGAAACAagttttgtatagaaaatttgtttatttgacaaggtatcttcacgaaatttgacaaggATTATTATTCAACGCAGTGGTAAAGTGCAGTCAATTAtacagatcgaatcactatagaatacgaatatagctgtcatacaaacttaacgaacaaaatcatgttcttgtttggacaattttttttatttgtgaagggtattctagcttcagtgcaaccgaagttaactttttttcttgttcttgctCCTTAAGACTTACGAACCTACATACAtagggttagatcgccgaaataCAGGACTTTTAgatggataaaatcgggtagCGAGTCAGAATAGGAATATGATATGTCTCAAACCGTATatactttcaaatatttgtcagattttgatacatatttaaaaatacaaatattcatatacCGTAAAGAACTTTATAGCACTTACCTCCGAAATTATCTGTAGAGCTCTGATCTTgcattaataatctttttgtttCTTGGGACAAATGTCTAACTTAAATCATTAATCGCAcctagaattaaaaaaaaaagaaaatttatttttcaatggaAGTAATAATGAGACTATTGTGTACATATTTTGTCGTTTGCCCTATTGCGGAACTATAAACTTAAGTAGTCGTTAGATGGATTAgttacatataatattaatatactgATGATATTTGATAATCACTAAgctttgccatttcatcatggaaagatatacgatccaacaaaaagtcgaaattattaaattgtactaccgaaattcggagtcagt
The DNA window shown above is from Bactrocera tryoni isolate S06 chromosome 4, CSIRO_BtryS06_freeze2, whole genome shotgun sequence and carries:
- the LOC120773924 gene encoding farnesol dehydrogenase, which gives rise to MERWQGKLAVVTGASGGIGAACARALVVAGLRVVGLARREAKLQELKFSLPPALQPQFIPRRCDVSKEDQVVAAIDWTERMLGGADVLLNNAGITRETELVAPNNTEKIRQVIDTNVMAVLWCTREVFRGMMKRGNEGHILVINSIAGQQVLNFIDVLPSFNIYPATKFAITAMTETYRQEFQLHKNKVRITGICPGAVNTNIFPEEIHFYVKDMARLEPANIADAVLYALRTPPHVQIHEITLKPMGEIF
- the LOC120773923 gene encoding farnesol dehydrogenase, with product MERWQGKVAMVTGASSGIGAACAKALVCAGFVVVGLARRQERIAQLQQELPTRFRSNLHAYKCDITKEESVSDAFKWTQQKLGAGVDVLVNNAGIIATTELSARQNTNEIRNTIDTNLLGTVFCTREAFNSMRERDVEGHIMIINSVAGLQVPNLGPNLPSLNIYPATKFALRAMNEIYRQEFQRHKTRVRITSISPGIVDTDILPTSIRNVVKDMLPSLTSEDVADAVLWAISTPPNVQVHNITIKPMGEKF